A stretch of Paenibacillus mucilaginosus 3016 DNA encodes these proteins:
- a CDS encoding glycoside hydrolase family 88/105 protein yields MEYGLVDKMKAQYRAEPKWYSVRWHYIEGCILKAYLDSWAQTGSEEDYQFVKGFIDRLYDEEGNISAVNPAYYNIDQIRMATVLFPLYERERDPKYKRVMDLLYGQLSHYPRTNSGAFWHKSNYPHQVWLDGLYMGQPFYVQYTKQFAEPKEYSDTLAQFRNVRKNIYNEKKRLYSHAYDESRQMFWSDPVTGQSPNVWGRAVGWYVMALVDVLELLEGEEADAGFLQQDLQDTIDDMLRHQHSEGMWYQVVDRADHPDNYLESSGTLMMAYAILKGVRLGFLPGEYAGHGKKAFDGTVSRYVREEEGEVLLGGICRSAGLGTHPDTGAVRDGSVDYYLHSEKIVDNNGHGAAPLLMAYNEIKRLLNQAAS; encoded by the coding sequence GTGGAATACGGGCTTGTGGACAAGATGAAGGCGCAGTACAGGGCGGAACCGAAGTGGTATTCCGTCCGCTGGCATTATATTGAAGGCTGCATTCTGAAGGCGTATCTGGACAGCTGGGCGCAGACCGGCAGTGAAGAGGACTATCAGTTCGTCAAGGGGTTCATCGACCGGCTGTATGATGAGGAGGGGAATATCTCCGCTGTCAACCCAGCCTATTATAATATCGACCAGATTCGAATGGCCACCGTGCTGTTTCCCTTATACGAGCGGGAGCGCGACCCGAAATATAAACGTGTTATGGATTTGCTTTACGGGCAATTGTCCCACTATCCCCGGACGAACTCGGGGGCGTTCTGGCACAAATCCAATTACCCTCATCAAGTATGGTTAGACGGATTGTACATGGGACAGCCGTTCTATGTTCAATATACGAAGCAGTTTGCCGAACCTAAGGAGTATTCGGATACGCTTGCCCAGTTCCGCAACGTCCGGAAGAACATCTACAACGAGAAGAAGCGGCTCTACAGCCATGCCTATGATGAGAGCCGGCAGATGTTCTGGAGCGACCCGGTCACCGGCCAGTCCCCGAATGTATGGGGGCGGGCGGTCGGCTGGTATGTGATGGCACTTGTCGACGTGCTGGAGCTGCTGGAGGGCGAGGAGGCCGACGCCGGGTTCCTGCAGCAGGATCTGCAGGATACCATAGACGACATGCTGCGGCATCAGCACAGCGAAGGGATGTGGTATCAGGTGGTCGACCGGGCCGACCATCCGGATAATTATCTCGAGAGCAGCGGTACCCTCATGATGGCCTACGCCATCCTGAAGGGGGTCCGTCTCGGCTTCCTGCCGGGCGAATATGCAGGGCACGGGAAGAAGGCCTTCGACGGAACGGTCAGCCGTTATGTGCGGGAAGAGGAGGGGGAAGTGCTGCTGGGCGGGATTTGCCGAAGCGCGGGTCTCGGCACACATCCCGATACCGGTGCCGTCCGGGACGGCAGCGTCGACTATTATCTTCATAGCGAGAAGATCGTGGACAATAACGGGCACGGCGCGGCGCCGCTGCTTATGGCGTACAACGAAATCAAGCGGCTTCTTAATCAGGCTGCTTCTTAA
- a CDS encoding sugar ABC transporter ATP-binding protein, producing the protein MGEPLISMEGIVKRFPGVLALDGCRFELHAGEVHALVGENGAGKSTLMKILTGVYAKDEGRIRYEGREVEIPNTKAAQEMGISIIHQELNMMPHLTVAQNIFIGREPRRGWFLDEKALHRRTQELFARLHLQLDPGTPVSELTVAKQQMVEIAKALSFDSKVLIMDEPTAALTQSEIEELFRIIEQLRSQGVGIVYISHRMEELKRITDRITVMRDGCYIDTVRTESITIDQIIAMMVGRQIRHLSRPSAAENRNPVVLEVRDLSRGTQLRNISFHLRQGEILGFAGLMGAGRTEAARAIFGADPVDRGEIRIHGRPVSIKQPHDAVAQGLGYLSEDRKQFGLLTEMDVKTNIAVASYAGCARWGWMDDKRIAQTAERYVQSLKIKTPGTGQPVKFLSGGNQQKVVISKWLTRDCDILIFDEPTRGIDVGAKSEIYALLEQLAEEGKSIIMISSELPEILRLSHRILVMCEGRITGELSSGEATQERIMRLATMRT; encoded by the coding sequence ATGGGTGAACCCTTGATATCCATGGAAGGAATCGTGAAGCGGTTCCCCGGTGTGCTTGCGCTGGATGGGTGCCGGTTCGAGCTGCATGCCGGCGAGGTGCATGCGCTCGTAGGGGAGAACGGCGCCGGCAAGTCGACCCTGATGAAGATCCTCACCGGAGTGTACGCCAAGGACGAGGGCCGGATTCGGTACGAAGGACGGGAGGTCGAGATCCCGAACACCAAAGCGGCCCAGGAGATGGGCATCAGCATCATCCACCAGGAGCTGAACATGATGCCGCATTTGACGGTGGCCCAGAACATCTTCATCGGCCGCGAGCCGCGCAGGGGCTGGTTTCTCGACGAGAAGGCGCTGCACCGCAGGACACAGGAGCTGTTCGCGCGGCTTCACCTGCAGCTGGACCCGGGCACTCCGGTCTCCGAGCTGACGGTAGCGAAGCAGCAGATGGTGGAGATTGCCAAGGCCCTCTCCTTCGACTCCAAGGTGCTCATCATGGACGAGCCGACGGCCGCGCTGACCCAATCGGAGATCGAAGAGCTGTTCCGGATCATCGAACAGCTGCGCAGCCAGGGGGTAGGCATCGTCTACATCTCCCACCGGATGGAGGAGCTGAAGCGCATCACGGACCGGATTACGGTCATGCGGGACGGCTGCTATATCGATACCGTGCGGACGGAGTCCATCACCATCGATCAGATCATCGCGATGATGGTGGGCCGGCAGATCCGGCATCTCTCGAGACCCTCCGCGGCGGAGAACCGGAACCCGGTCGTGCTGGAGGTGCGGGACTTAAGCCGCGGGACGCAGCTGAGGAATATCAGCTTCCATCTGCGGCAGGGCGAAATCCTGGGCTTCGCGGGACTGATGGGGGCCGGGCGCACCGAAGCGGCAAGGGCGATCTTCGGGGCGGACCCGGTCGACCGGGGGGAGATCCGGATCCACGGCAGGCCGGTGAGCATCAAGCAGCCTCACGATGCGGTCGCCCAAGGTCTCGGTTATCTATCGGAAGACCGCAAGCAGTTCGGTCTCCTGACCGAGATGGACGTGAAGACGAATATCGCGGTGGCCAGCTATGCCGGCTGCGCGCGGTGGGGCTGGATGGATGACAAGCGGATCGCCCAGACGGCCGAACGGTATGTCCAGTCGCTCAAGATCAAAACTCCGGGCACCGGACAGCCCGTCAAGTTCCTGTCGGGAGGCAACCAGCAGAAGGTCGTTATCAGCAAATGGCTTACGCGGGACTGTGACATTCTGATCTTCGACGAGCCGACCCGGGGGATTGATGTGGGGGCCAAGAGCGAGATCTACGCCCTGCTGGAGCAGCTCGCCGAAGAGGGCAAATCGATCATTATGATTTCCTCGGAGCTGCCCGAGATTCTGCGGCTGAGCCACCGCATTCTCGTGATGTGCGAGGGGCGGATCACCGGAGAGCTGAGCAGCGGGGAAGCGACGCAGGAGAGAATCATGAGATTGGCTACGATGCGAACGTAA
- a CDS encoding ABC transporter permease, protein MKVVSLNRQPSIRTGAMQKVLAFASLILLVVVFSLASSNFFRFDNLVAIILSTAVIGVLALGSTFVIITSGIDLSVGTVMTFASVMTGVIITTWQLPMPLGIIGGILTGAVCGLLSGLAVAKLKIPPFIATLAMMMITKGLSLVISGTKPIYFNDAPLFMDIAMGSVIGAVVPGFDIPNAVLIFFGLAVIASIILSKTIIGRFTFALGSNEEATRLSGVNVDKWKIIIYTITGAFSGIAGILMASRLNSAQPALGAGYELEAIAAVVIGGTSLSGGQGSILGTVIGALIMSVLTNGLRILSVPQEWQTVIVGLVVILAVYADMLRRRKK, encoded by the coding sequence ATGAAAGTCGTTTCACTGAACCGCCAGCCTTCCATCCGGACCGGGGCCATGCAGAAGGTGCTTGCCTTTGCCAGCCTGATCCTGCTGGTGGTCGTCTTCTCTCTGGCTTCAAGCAACTTCTTCCGCTTCGACAACCTGGTTGCGATTATCCTGTCCACGGCGGTGATCGGCGTGCTGGCGCTGGGCTCGACGTTCGTCATCATCACTTCCGGCATCGATCTCTCCGTCGGCACCGTCATGACCTTCGCCTCCGTGATGACCGGCGTCATCATCACCACCTGGCAGCTTCCCATGCCGCTCGGCATCATCGGAGGCATTCTTACAGGGGCCGTCTGCGGACTTCTCAGCGGGCTGGCCGTGGCCAAGCTGAAGATCCCGCCCTTTATCGCCACCCTGGCCATGATGATGATCACCAAGGGCTTGTCGCTGGTCATCTCGGGAACGAAGCCGATTTATTTCAACGACGCTCCCCTCTTCATGGACATCGCCATGGGCTCCGTGATCGGTGCGGTCGTACCGGGCTTCGATATCCCGAATGCGGTGCTGATCTTCTTCGGGCTGGCGGTCATTGCCAGCATCATCCTCTCCAAGACGATCATCGGGCGCTTCACCTTCGCGCTTGGCAGCAATGAAGAAGCGACGAGATTGTCCGGCGTCAACGTCGATAAGTGGAAAATCATCATCTACACGATTACCGGCGCCTTCAGCGGGATTGCCGGCATCCTGATGGCATCGCGTCTCAACTCGGCGCAGCCTGCCCTGGGCGCGGGCTATGAGCTGGAAGCCATCGCCGCGGTCGTCATCGGCGGAACTTCGCTGAGCGGCGGGCAGGGCTCGATTCTGGGTACCGTGATCGGCGCCTTGATCATGAGCGTCCTGACGAATGGGCTGCGCATCCTGTCCGTTCCGCAGGAATGGCAGACGGTGATCGTCGGGCTGGTCGTCATCCTTGCGGTCTATGCGGATATGCTGCGGCGCCGGAAGAAGTAG
- a CDS encoding helix-turn-helix domain-containing protein — translation MPRYLYRLLVFTLLLVAAPVVSIGMISYYIASKDTEQKVNEGNTHMLLQNQMRIEQVLKHVEMGAVQYVSSSLVTDHLYDDLTPDDFVTITDLAKGLYNLHSLSGVADTHLVNLEHDWMISNLGFTKVRDYLEPDLLSEYSSNPKNLFWLAGGTGKKRGGSTEEEAPARETVRMVVKLPMIAPSSEPKALLIIDMDEQKLESDMTPNEQWGNMYVVSREGLPFLTNPGSVDLTDSILLHLKTLTNSGGYFEADGMAVNYRVSPYNHWTYASVNSIESMTKESKKIAVITLNACLIIFVIIAAGAYYGSRRMYSPFRRLFLMMERYGGEAAVSRQQDEFAYIEDRFNSLFRTRKQLQTQLQGQRGQMREFFVLKLLMGQITESEFTYKSETYGFAGKGRSMGVLTLQIDALHETRFTENDKELLLFAINNMVGELIPSSGLLGNVLLDQSQISILISDSDDPDACKAFLHQTAAWIKTRVYELLQLKVSIGISRSFTRYTDANHAYTEALEALKRRISLGNDIILHYDDMKLGSGQRSSACVSLEHFEDDVIHALKVGDSVSTAGHYDRYVEAIMEKEIGFNDFQMVMLQLVNRVYRLVNEQEGSLHSLVRNQSILNRFVKLHTASEMTAWFKQEFLPPILEYMRERVDRQYINIAHEMVQLIHEQYGRDLTLETCAERLKYHPVYLSRVFKKEIGVTFIDYLTDYRMKMAKSWLENTDLKITEIAGRLNYTNATGFIRTFRKLTGMTPGQYRDSHSSG, via the coding sequence TTGCCCAGATACTTGTATCGATTACTTGTTTTCACTCTGTTGTTAGTGGCAGCGCCGGTCGTTTCCATCGGGATGATCTCCTACTATATCGCCTCCAAGGATACCGAGCAGAAGGTGAACGAAGGCAACACGCACATGCTGCTTCAGAATCAGATGAGAATCGAGCAGGTGTTGAAACATGTGGAAATGGGAGCCGTCCAATATGTAAGCTCCTCTCTGGTTACCGATCATCTGTACGATGATTTGACGCCTGACGATTTTGTCACGATAACGGATCTGGCCAAGGGTCTGTACAACCTGCACTCGCTGTCGGGTGTGGCGGATACGCACCTGGTGAACCTGGAGCATGACTGGATGATCAGCAATCTGGGCTTTACGAAGGTTCGCGATTATTTGGAGCCGGATCTGCTGAGCGAGTACAGCAGCAATCCGAAGAACTTGTTCTGGCTGGCCGGCGGCACCGGGAAGAAGAGGGGCGGCAGCACCGAAGAGGAAGCGCCCGCACGGGAGACGGTCCGGATGGTCGTCAAGCTGCCCATGATCGCGCCCTCAAGCGAGCCGAAGGCCCTTCTGATCATCGACATGGATGAACAGAAGCTGGAGAGCGACATGACGCCGAACGAGCAGTGGGGCAACATGTATGTGGTGAGCCGCGAAGGGCTGCCGTTCCTGACGAACCCGGGCTCGGTCGATCTGACGGATAGCATTCTGCTTCATCTGAAAACGCTTACGAACTCCGGCGGGTATTTCGAGGCGGACGGCATGGCGGTGAACTACCGGGTGTCCCCTTACAATCACTGGACATATGCCTCGGTCAATTCGATTGAATCGATGACGAAGGAGTCCAAAAAAATTGCGGTCATTACCCTCAACGCCTGTCTCATCATCTTTGTTATTATCGCGGCCGGCGCCTATTACGGGTCCAGGCGCATGTACTCCCCGTTCCGCCGTCTGTTCCTGATGATGGAACGGTATGGCGGCGAGGCGGCGGTCTCCCGGCAGCAGGATGAGTTCGCCTATATCGAGGACAGGTTCAATTCGCTGTTCCGCACGCGAAAGCAGCTTCAGACCCAGCTACAGGGGCAGCGCGGGCAGATGAGGGAGTTTTTTGTGCTCAAGCTGCTCATGGGACAGATCACGGAAAGCGAATTTACCTACAAGAGCGAGACCTACGGATTTGCCGGCAAGGGCAGGTCGATGGGGGTGCTGACCCTCCAAATTGATGCGCTTCATGAAACCCGGTTCACGGAGAACGATAAGGAGCTCCTGCTGTTCGCGATCAACAACATGGTGGGCGAGCTCATTCCCTCTTCAGGATTGCTGGGCAATGTGCTGCTCGATCAGTCCCAGATTTCGATCCTGATCAGCGACTCCGACGACCCGGATGCATGCAAAGCCTTTTTGCATCAAACGGCCGCCTGGATCAAAACGAGGGTGTACGAGCTGCTGCAATTGAAGGTCAGCATCGGCATCAGCCGGAGCTTCACCCGATATACCGACGCGAACCATGCGTACACGGAGGCCTTGGAGGCCTTGAAGCGGAGAATCAGTCTCGGCAACGACATCATTCTCCATTATGACGATATGAAGCTCGGCTCCGGGCAGCGAAGCAGCGCTTGTGTGTCCCTGGAGCATTTCGAGGACGACGTCATCCATGCGCTCAAGGTCGGCGATTCCGTCTCCACAGCCGGGCATTATGACCGGTATGTCGAAGCGATCATGGAGAAGGAGATCGGCTTCAACGATTTTCAGATGGTGATGCTGCAGCTGGTCAACCGCGTGTACCGTCTGGTGAACGAACAGGAGGGCTCGCTGCACAGTCTCGTCCGGAACCAATCGATTCTGAACCGGTTCGTCAAGCTGCATACCGCCTCGGAAATGACAGCCTGGTTCAAGCAGGAATTCCTGCCGCCCATCCTGGAATATATGAGGGAGCGCGTCGACCGCCAATATATCAATATCGCCCATGAGATGGTTCAGCTTATCCATGAGCAGTACGGCCGGGATCTTACGCTGGAGACATGCGCGGAACGCCTCAAGTACCATCCTGTTTATTTGAGCCGGGTGTTCAAGAAGGAGATCGGAGTCACGTTTATCGATTATTTGACGGATTACCGGATGAAGATGGCCAAGTCGTGGCTGGAGAACACCGATCTGAAAATTACCGAAATCGCAGGGCGTCTGAATTACACGAATGCGACGGGCTTTATCCGGACCTTCCGAAAGCTGACCGGCATGACCCCGGGTCAGTACCGTGACAGCCACTCGAGCGGATAG